Proteins encoded within one genomic window of Glandiceps talaboti chromosome 3, keGlaTala1.1, whole genome shotgun sequence:
- the LOC144453958 gene encoding neuronal acetylcholine receptor subunit beta-4-like, producing MESWNSSQLSAFYKAVIIFSACCSAQLDDRQPAEDKLFSDLFSEGRYNKLSRPAINYTQTIHFTMGLHITYLLNMNEKIQIMTTAVRIDQSWNDYRLSWSPDHYGGITQIHLPVDMIWYPRLSLENSAEGNFELQDHQHMLVYHSGLIQWIPKAIVRTTCQIDVRFFPFDEQKCLIIFSLRDYDRRHVFLHSMYRYIQIGTYWHANWINDEWTMISSEVEEINEDAYIYILHTLVLRRKPLFFIINLIAPSVLLSVLTILVFALPPDSGEKVTLSISVLLAMMIFKLMVADIVPPTSSDIALIDQCLLFNATLVVMSTFFTVLVLNIHHRLAVTHEMPAWVRKFFIEFLPRFICINKPRTKTMRRSASEISSFSKLFQQARRTAMREKSTKEDGQDGEMINMNSAGNFASLRKEMMKMAESSNFISEHLKKEDADNKLTEEWRYVAVVLDRMLLWIYLVGYCAATCAIILNAPLARGLGSESQQPDQDMEYDSY from the exons ATGGAATCGTGGAATTCAAGTCAATTGTCTGCATTCTACAAAGCTGTCATAATTTTCTCAG CCTGTTGCAGTGCACAGTTGGATGACAGACAACCCGCCGAGGACAAGTTGTTCTCCGATCTCTTCTCTGAAGGCAGATATAACAAATTATCAAGACCAGCCATTAACTACACACAGACTATTCATTTCACGATGGGATTACACATCACATACCTGTTAAACATG AACGAGAAGATACAGATTATGACAACGGCCGTTCGTATTGATCAG TCTTGGAATGATTATAGGTTGTCATGGTCACCAGATCACTATGGCGGAATCACTCAAATTCATTTGCCGGTCGACATGATTTGGTATCCCAGGTTGTCACTCGAAAATAG TGCAGAGGGTAATTTTGAACTTCAAGATCACCAGCATATGTTGGTTTATCATAGTGGTCTGATTCAATGGATTCCTAAAGCCATTGTTAGAACGACGTGTCAAATCGACGTTCGTTTCTTTCCATTTGATGAGCAAAAGTGTCTGATTATCTTCAGTCTCCGAGACTATGACAGGAGACACGTGTTTCTACATTCGATGTACAGGTACATTCAGATAGGAACCTATTGGCATGCTAATTGGATTAACGACGAATGGACTATGATATCCAGTGAAGTTGAAGAGATCAACGAAGATGCCTATATTTATATACTACACACGCTAGTGTTACGCCGAAAACCGCTTTTCTTTATCATAAATCTGATAGCACCGAGTGTTTTGCTGTCTGTTCTAACCATTTTAGTGTTCGCACTCCCACCGGATAGTGGTGAGAAAGTTACACTGTCCATCTCAGTTCTTCTGGCGATGATGATTTTCAAACTTATGGTAGCGGATATTGTTCCACCTACGTCATCAGATATTGCACTTATTGACCAATGTTTGCTCTTTAACGCGACTCTTGTTGTCATGTCAACATTTTTTACCGTCCTCGTTCTTAACATCcatcaccgtttggctgttactCACGAAATGCCAGCCTGGGTCAGAAAATTCTTCATCGAATTTCTTCCCCGTTTTATATGTATCAATAAACCCCGTACCAAGACCATGAGGAGGAGTGCATCCGAGAtatcatcattttcaaaacttttccaaCAAGCGAGGAGAACTGCCATGAGAGAAAAGTCTACGAAGGAGGATGGGCAAGATGGCGAGATGATAAATATGAACAGTGCAGGGAATTTCGCATCTTTACGAAAAGAAATGATGAAGATGGCAGAAAGTTCAAATTTCATATCTGAACACCTGAAAAAAGAAGACGCAGACAATAAG CTGACAGAAGAATGGCGTTATGTTGCCGTCGTACTGGATAGGATGTTACTATGGATATATCTAGTTGGTTACTGTGCAGCTACGTGTGCTATCATTCTCAACGCACCATTGGCTAGAGGATTAGGATCGGAATCACAACAGCCAGATCAAGATATGGAGTACGATTCATATTGA
- the LOC144433344 gene encoding E3 ubiquitin-protein ligase TRIM33-like, which produces MESACTPPTLDGVIEKVEELPQCGIRFYCDTCEVVICHECTALSHARPEHVFRQLDDVTTESRSILETLGEKIKVNGKEAETSRFATQQMLDAVTLCTDQEEQKIKEHVRVMIEKQTERIRCMGETLLKALAKESKDRRNCLQTQLRDLDEIQNDLKNAGTLTTNLMPYAHSVHFLPSRKGILTELERVLNFESNQSPFYTEGSHQYPNHVLANIQLQGSLGNYAVT; this is translated from the exons ATGGAGAGTGCATGCACACCACCTACTCTAGACGGAGTAATTGAGAAGGTCGAGGAGTTACCCCAATGTGGA ATCAGATTTTACTGTGATACGTGTGAAGTAGTCATTTGCCACGAGTGTACCGCGTTGAGCCATGCTAGACCAGAACATGTATTCAGGCAACTAGATGACGTCACGACAGAAAGCAGAAGTATTCTTGAAACACTAGGAGAGAAAATCAAAGTAAATGGAAAGGAGGCAGAGACGAGCAGATTTGCAACACAACAAATGTTAGATGCAGTAACACTATGCACAGACCAGGAAGAACAGAAAATTAAGGAACATGTAAGGGTGATGATTGAAAAGCAGACAGAAAGGATACGATGTATGGGGGAGACTCTTTTAAAGGCGTTAGCGAAAGAGAGCAAAGACAGAAGAAATTGTTTGCAAACACAACTGAGAGATTTGGATGAAATCCAAAACGATCTAAAAAATGCCGGGACACTCACCACAAATCTGATGCCGTATGCACATTCTGTGCACTTTCTTCCATCCAGAAAGGGAATCTTGACTGAACTAGAAAGGGTTTTGAACTTTGAGTCAAATCAAAGTCCATTTTATACAGAAGGAAGTCATCAATATCCAAACCATGTGCTGGCAAATATCCAGCTGCAAGGATCACTTGGTAACTACGCTGTCACATAA